From a single Planococcus shenhongbingii genomic region:
- a CDS encoding ASCH domain-containing protein, with protein MAELHNNELPPKTCSVEKLVTNKKDVAKVLSGQKTATRRNGRYADVGEIMVLEDREFKVENVYLQTLGDLTDEFARQEGYDSVEEYKQSILKFHPGMPWLPHMTVWVHEFTPILR; from the coding sequence ATGGCTGAATTACACAACAATGAATTACCACCAAAAACATGCAGCGTCGAAAAATTGGTGACAAACAAAAAGGATGTAGCGAAAGTGCTGTCCGGACAAAAAACGGCAACTCGACGAAATGGACGCTACGCAGATGTTGGCGAAATAATGGTGCTGGAAGACAGAGAATTTAAAGTGGAAAATGTCTATCTGCAAACTCTTGGCGATTTAACCGATGAATTCGCCCGGCAAGAAGGGTATGACAGTGTTGAAGAATATAAGCAATCGATTCTAAAGTTTCATCCAGGTATGCCTTGGCTCCCGCATATGACCGTTTGGGTTCATGAATTTACTCCGATATTGAGGTAA
- a CDS encoding DUF2269 family protein, giving the protein MYTLILFLHIMSAVLSIGPFFVLVPLVKQMRDVPDAVLQSQISTFRSATRLVKHAGHVLVTTGVLLIWQSYWQWTTPWIVMTLVIMFGSIFFLARAFKPILQKFDEPHADRAALINKLNRSVWLYIGLLVAMLWLMVAKPELW; this is encoded by the coding sequence ATGTACACGTTGATTTTATTCCTTCATATTATGAGCGCCGTTTTATCCATAGGCCCTTTTTTTGTCCTGGTGCCCTTAGTCAAACAGATGAGGGATGTTCCGGATGCAGTGCTGCAATCACAAATCTCGACATTTCGTTCAGCTACCCGGCTCGTTAAACATGCGGGACATGTGCTGGTGACGACTGGTGTGTTATTGATATGGCAAAGTTACTGGCAATGGACGACACCGTGGATCGTGATGACACTTGTAATCATGTTTGGGTCGATTTTTTTCCTGGCGCGTGCCTTTAAGCCCATCTTGCAAAAGTTTGATGAACCGCATGCAGACCGGGCTGCTTTAATTAATAAATTAAACCGATCCGTCTGGCTGTATATTGGCTTGCTTGTGGCCATGCTTTGGCTGATGGTAGCTAAACCTGAGCTGTGGTAA
- a CDS encoding carbohydrate ABC transporter permease yields MLFRRFSLIVYALLILIPLLVVVLTSMKTLQETFANPLGLPANGLNIDNYVAIFQEQTMAGYFMNSVIVTLFSVTFTLLFASMIAFGITRLSSWLGNILFTLFTLGMMVPAQVIMVPLYSLMLDLGLTNSLVGLILVNVSTTLPIAVFILTGFMKTLPKELFEASTIDGAGNWQMFTRVAIPLSLPSLSATAIFLFVMHWNDLLYPLLFITDNAYKTLPLALLEFQGQYSTNYPMLFTGVIIASAPMVIAYVFLQRFFVAGMTAGAVKG; encoded by the coding sequence GTGCTTTTCCGAAGGTTTTCTCTAATCGTTTATGCTTTGCTTATCTTGATTCCTTTGCTGGTGGTTGTACTGACATCGATGAAGACTTTGCAGGAAACCTTTGCTAATCCACTTGGACTTCCTGCAAATGGTCTAAATATCGATAATTACGTAGCTATTTTCCAAGAGCAGACGATGGCCGGCTATTTTATGAACAGTGTAATCGTCACATTGTTTTCCGTAACATTCACTTTGCTGTTCGCTTCCATGATTGCTTTTGGCATCACACGCCTCAGCAGCTGGCTCGGAAACATCCTATTTACATTGTTTACGCTTGGTATGATGGTGCCGGCACAAGTGATCATGGTGCCGCTTTACTCATTAATGCTGGACTTGGGGCTTACAAATAGTTTGGTTGGGCTGATTCTCGTCAATGTATCCACCACATTGCCGATTGCCGTATTCATTTTGACCGGCTTTATGAAAACATTGCCGAAGGAATTGTTTGAAGCCTCAACAATTGATGGCGCTGGAAACTGGCAGATGTTCACGAGAGTAGCCATACCTTTGTCGTTGCCTTCCCTCTCGGCAACTGCCATTTTCCTGTTTGTGATGCATTGGAACGATTTGCTGTATCCATTGCTATTCATCACAGACAACGCGTACAAGACCTTGCCGCTCGCTTTGCTTGAGTTCCAAGGCCAATATTCCACAAACTATCCAATGCTCTTCACAGGCGTCATTATCGCTTCTGCTCCAATGGTAATCGCGTACGTCTTCCTGCAGCGCTTCTTCGTTGCCGGCATGACAGCTGGTGCTGTGAAAGGTTAA
- a CDS encoding carbohydrate ABC transporter permease — MKNSKTIFLFFVPGFLLYSIFFLYPTISALFYSFTDWDGFSDAFAFIGFDNFERAFTGDSIFRKTIGNNLKFMLVVVIFQTLVALAFAMILLKNTKTTIFLRALYFFPTILSSVSVAFIWAFVYDPSLGILNQILEAIGLGFIAQNWLGNANIAIYSLAITQVWFHAGQMLIVFVAGLQAIPQEMYEVAKIEGASKWQTFRAVTWPLLAPSATIVVAYTTIQSFKAFDLVFAMTGGGPNNSTEIIATYIYDIAFRSYQFGYASAISVIFMIIIAFITFLQFKALRSDRVSY; from the coding sequence ATGAAAAACTCAAAAACTATTTTTCTATTTTTTGTACCGGGATTTCTCCTGTACAGCATTTTCTTCCTCTATCCAACAATCAGTGCGTTGTTTTATTCATTCACTGATTGGGATGGATTTAGTGATGCCTTCGCATTCATCGGTTTCGACAATTTTGAACGGGCTTTTACCGGTGATTCGATTTTCAGGAAAACAATTGGCAATAACTTAAAATTCATGCTAGTAGTAGTTATCTTCCAAACACTAGTGGCGCTTGCTTTTGCAATGATTTTGTTAAAAAATACAAAGACCACCATTTTTCTGCGGGCTTTGTATTTTTTCCCTACCATTCTGTCATCTGTTTCCGTGGCGTTTATCTGGGCGTTTGTTTACGATCCGTCTTTAGGCATCCTGAATCAAATCCTGGAAGCGATCGGCCTTGGATTCATCGCGCAAAACTGGCTGGGGAATGCCAATATCGCGATCTACTCTCTAGCTATTACACAGGTTTGGTTCCATGCAGGCCAAATGCTCATCGTCTTTGTTGCCGGCCTTCAAGCCATCCCGCAGGAAATGTACGAAGTGGCTAAAATTGAAGGGGCTTCAAAATGGCAGACGTTCCGGGCGGTTACGTGGCCGTTGCTGGCTCCTTCCGCTACGATTGTTGTTGCTTATACAACCATTCAATCGTTCAAAGCGTTCGACCTGGTATTTGCGATGACAGGCGGCGGACCTAATAACTCAACAGAAATCATCGCCACTTATATCTATGACATTGCTTTTAGAAGTTACCAGTTTGGTTACGCAAGTGCCATTTCTGTAATTTTTATGATTATTATCGCGTTTATCACGTTCCTGCAATTCAAAGCATTGCGATCGGATCGGGTTTCCTATTAA
- a CDS encoding ABC transporter substrate-binding protein codes for MSKKYISMIAGILAVLLILSGCAGESNSSNESGGESGEKTQISFMHWRGEDKAVFDEIITEFEKENPDISVEMNIYPSDQYLGTAQRMLQEGSTGDVFASFPGAQFQSLQEAGIFEDLSGEEFVSNFDENLISVGQVDGKQYALPYQLVFNMPVYNKGMFEELGLEVPKSWTEFQEMCDTLLENGITPIAFPGADIGPNQFMNSMVMNNAPDEEIFAKLLSGEEKLTNEWWVKTLEDFQLLEQKGYIQENALGTNQDAAMAMVANGEAAMLATGSYHMASLLGLNPDLQLDLLAPITVEESEAVYEGINTATFMLAVNSNSEKKDQAKKFIEYLSQPEVASKYANETGQHLTVTDVNYESEALKNTAYWIDERKTRFQPRYLITNAQVEDAVLSSIENVLGGEEPMAAAEAAQKIVDENRE; via the coding sequence ATGTCAAAAAAGTATATTTCAATGATTGCCGGAATTTTAGCAGTGTTATTAATTCTTTCGGGGTGTGCCGGTGAAAGCAACAGCAGCAACGAAAGCGGCGGAGAAAGCGGCGAGAAAACACAAATCAGTTTTATGCATTGGCGTGGGGAAGATAAAGCCGTCTTTGATGAAATTATCACGGAGTTTGAAAAAGAAAATCCTGATATTTCTGTAGAAATGAATATCTATCCTTCCGATCAATATTTGGGCACTGCTCAACGCATGCTGCAGGAAGGTTCCACGGGCGATGTCTTCGCTTCATTCCCCGGAGCACAATTCCAGTCACTTCAAGAAGCTGGAATTTTTGAAGATTTAAGCGGTGAAGAATTTGTTTCTAATTTTGATGAAAACTTGATCAGTGTCGGACAAGTAGACGGCAAACAGTATGCTCTTCCATATCAGCTTGTTTTCAATATGCCGGTTTACAACAAAGGCATGTTTGAAGAACTCGGGCTTGAAGTGCCGAAGAGCTGGACTGAATTCCAGGAAATGTGTGATACGCTGTTGGAAAACGGCATCACGCCTATCGCTTTCCCTGGAGCGGATATCGGTCCTAACCAATTTATGAACAGCATGGTGATGAACAATGCACCTGATGAAGAAATCTTTGCGAAACTGTTAAGCGGTGAAGAGAAGCTAACGAACGAATGGTGGGTAAAAACACTGGAGGATTTCCAATTGCTTGAGCAAAAAGGTTATATCCAGGAAAACGCACTTGGCACTAACCAGGATGCTGCAATGGCTATGGTAGCGAACGGTGAAGCTGCAATGCTTGCGACCGGCTCATACCATATGGCATCTTTATTGGGCTTGAACCCAGACCTTCAATTAGACTTGCTGGCGCCGATTACGGTCGAAGAAAGCGAAGCAGTATATGAAGGCATCAACACCGCTACATTCATGCTTGCCGTGAACAGCAATTCAGAGAAAAAAGACCAGGCAAAAAAATTCATTGAATACTTGAGCCAGCCGGAAGTTGCTTCAAAATATGCAAATGAAACTGGCCAGCATTTGACTGTTACAGATGTCAATTATGAATCAGAAGCTTTAAAAAATACCGCGTACTGGATTGATGAAAGAAAAACGAGATTCCAGCCGCGCTATTTGATCACCAATGCGCAAGTTGAAGATGCTGTACTCAGCTCGATTGAAAATGTTTTAGGCGGAGAAGAACCGATGGCAGCTGCAGAAGCTGCACAGAAAATCGTAGACGAAAACAGGGAATGA
- the trpE gene encoding anthranilate synthase component I: MKMRKIDGDSLTPIMVFNRLQGERKCLLESSLKTSVTGRYSFIAADPSKTFIGDGDALKEVDFRTGQETNHIGKPLELLKSLLPVYDAKVEGLPFTGGALGYIGYDAIQAYEPVEEAVKNSLQMPDIHLHLYETIVVFDHVKNDITIISFEDKLEDVEAQLNLPETVAEQEKQQPLLFSSKTDAKKFRAQVEQAKDHIRNGDVFQLVLSQRLSAGYGGDAFQLYRKLRKQNPSPYQFFIDFGDYAVVGASPESLLTIRDGHMITNPIAGTRKRGRTEEEDAFLADELANDEKERAEHQMLVDLSRNDVGRVAAIGSVKIPKYMAIEKYQHVMHLVSEVTGELNSAMHPLDALVSCLPAGTVSGAPKVRAMQLIQQFEEERRGVYGGAIGYFGFNGNLDVALAIRTFVVKDQQVHVQAGAGIVYDSDPQAEFEETLHKARSLTEVFG; encoded by the coding sequence ATGAAGATGAGAAAAATTGATGGAGATTCTTTGACGCCGATTATGGTGTTCAACCGGCTGCAAGGCGAACGGAAATGTTTATTGGAAAGTTCCTTGAAGACAAGTGTGACCGGCCGCTATTCTTTTATTGCGGCTGATCCATCGAAAACGTTTATTGGAGATGGAGATGCGTTAAAAGAAGTAGATTTCCGCACTGGACAGGAAACGAATCATATAGGCAAACCGCTCGAATTATTGAAATCACTTTTGCCTGTTTATGATGCAAAAGTGGAAGGACTGCCGTTTACAGGAGGAGCGCTCGGCTACATAGGATATGACGCCATCCAGGCTTATGAACCGGTTGAAGAAGCTGTAAAGAATAGCCTTCAGATGCCCGATATCCATCTCCATCTGTATGAGACGATTGTGGTTTTTGACCATGTAAAAAATGATATCACAATCATTTCATTTGAAGATAAATTGGAAGACGTAGAAGCGCAGCTGAACTTGCCGGAGACTGTTGCAGAGCAGGAAAAACAACAGCCGCTCCTGTTTTCTTCTAAAACCGATGCTAAAAAGTTTCGTGCTCAAGTAGAGCAAGCCAAAGACCATATCCGAAACGGCGATGTTTTTCAATTGGTATTGTCGCAGCGCTTATCCGCTGGTTATGGGGGAGATGCATTCCAGTTGTACCGGAAACTGCGCAAGCAGAATCCCTCACCTTATCAGTTTTTCATCGATTTTGGCGACTATGCTGTAGTTGGGGCGTCACCTGAAAGTTTATTGACGATACGGGATGGCCATATGATAACCAATCCGATAGCGGGGACTCGAAAAAGAGGGCGTACAGAAGAAGAAGATGCGTTTCTTGCGGATGAATTGGCAAACGATGAAAAAGAACGGGCAGAACACCAGATGCTGGTCGATCTCAGCCGCAACGACGTGGGCCGTGTGGCAGCAATCGGTTCTGTGAAAATCCCGAAGTACATGGCTATCGAGAAATATCAGCACGTTATGCACCTCGTGTCGGAAGTAACGGGGGAGTTGAATAGCGCCATGCATCCGCTTGATGCACTGGTATCATGTCTCCCTGCAGGCACAGTATCAGGCGCTCCGAAAGTGCGTGCGATGCAGCTGATCCAGCAATTTGAAGAAGAGCGGCGTGGAGTCTATGGAGGGGCAATCGGCTATTTCGGCTTTAACGGGAATTTGGATGTGGCTCTCGCCATTCGGACATTTGTGGTTAAGGACCAGCAAGTCCATGTGCAAGCGGGCGCAGGAATTGTCTATGATTCGGATCCCCAGGCAGAATTTGAAGAAACTTTGCACAAAGCACGTTCACTTACGGAGGTGTTCGGATGA
- a CDS encoding anthranilate synthase component II — MILLIDHYDSFTYNIYQAAAEMGKDVEVVRYGVLSLEEIIAKQPEAIILSPGPGHPEALPDSIQLIQQVYQTIPILGICLGHQLIGAAFGGNIIQAPVIRHGKVSSITHNQQGIFAGMPKPLPVMRYHSLVIDAATVPECLNIDAVASDDNTIMAIRHEIFPVYGMQFHPESIGTPEGVQLLERFFIEIEQEIAVK, encoded by the coding sequence ATGATTCTTTTAATCGATCATTACGATTCTTTCACTTATAATATTTATCAAGCTGCAGCGGAAATGGGCAAAGATGTGGAAGTTGTCCGCTATGGAGTATTATCGCTTGAAGAAATCATCGCGAAACAGCCGGAAGCCATCATTTTGTCTCCGGGACCGGGGCATCCGGAAGCTTTGCCGGATTCAATCCAGTTGATCCAACAGGTTTACCAAACCATTCCGATTCTTGGGATTTGCCTGGGCCACCAATTGATTGGCGCAGCTTTTGGAGGGAATATCATCCAGGCGCCAGTGATCCGGCACGGCAAAGTTTCTTCCATAACGCATAATCAGCAAGGAATCTTTGCTGGAATGCCAAAGCCATTGCCTGTTATGCGCTATCATTCGCTTGTAATCGATGCGGCGACTGTTCCGGAATGCTTGAATATCGACGCAGTTGCTTCGGATGACAATACCATAATGGCTATCCGGCACGAAATTTTTCCGGTATATGGTATGCAATTCCATCCCGAATCAATTGGAACCCCTGAAGGAGTGCAGTTGTTGGAACGTTTTTTTATAGAGATTGAGCAAGAAATCGCTGTTAAATAG
- a CDS encoding dimethylarginine dimethylaminohydrolase family protein — protein MTSYAKEAPFAWCRSEYDTLQSVLLCAPHYMEIKEVINDVQKRYQKENIDTEKAMQQHEQFVKALQENGVAVEMLESAEHFPEQVFTRDIGFTVDDTVFIGGMASAIRQGEEAELEKWLESRHIRFKPLGSNRVEGGDVIIDQDTLYVGISSRTSKTAIQELQEKLPRFNVVPISFNEKYLHLDCVFNILSPTEALIFPEALDAETIKMLAKRYTLMKVSAEEQFALGTNVLSIGNRRVFSQPQNKKVNHMLKKRGFHVIEVDFSEIIKSGGAFRCCTMPLVRK, from the coding sequence ATGACATCTTATGCAAAAGAAGCACCGTTTGCCTGGTGCAGAAGCGAATACGATACACTTCAATCGGTTTTGTTATGCGCTCCGCATTACATGGAAATCAAAGAAGTGATCAACGATGTGCAAAAACGTTATCAAAAAGAAAATATCGATACTGAAAAAGCCATGCAGCAACACGAACAGTTTGTAAAAGCTTTGCAAGAAAACGGCGTTGCAGTAGAGATGCTTGAATCGGCTGAGCATTTCCCTGAACAAGTTTTCACGCGTGATATCGGATTTACAGTAGACGATACTGTCTTTATCGGTGGAATGGCTTCAGCTATCCGGCAAGGCGAAGAAGCTGAGTTGGAGAAATGGCTGGAAAGCCGGCACATTCGCTTCAAGCCGCTCGGCTCTAACCGGGTAGAAGGCGGAGACGTTATCATCGACCAAGATACGCTTTATGTCGGCATCAGCAGCCGGACATCTAAAACCGCTATTCAGGAACTGCAGGAAAAATTGCCGCGCTTTAATGTGGTGCCCATTTCATTTAACGAAAAGTATTTGCATCTTGATTGCGTTTTCAATATCCTTTCCCCGACGGAAGCGTTGATTTTTCCTGAAGCATTGGATGCAGAAACCATAAAAATGTTAGCTAAACGCTATACTCTGATGAAAGTGAGTGCTGAGGAACAATTTGCACTCGGCACCAATGTACTGTCGATTGGAAACCGCCGGGTCTTCAGCCAACCGCAGAACAAGAAAGTCAATCATATGCTCAAAAAACGGGGATTCCATGTAATTGAAGTGGATTTTTCTGAGATTATCAAATCCGGCGGGGCCTTCCGCTGTTGCACGATGCCACTCGTTAGAAAATAG
- a CDS encoding GNAT family N-acetyltransferase, with protein sequence MNIVKQEVPEDRDFIRNKVIEHNVASLPGEKKSPKEQVSFIARNDEGEIIGGITGTAYWEHMHIDFLWVDPEARGRRIAEELMQQLEHYSRSQACYLMVVETFSFQAPGFYKKQGFCEFGVLENHPKGHSKHYFEKRLMD encoded by the coding sequence ATGAATATCGTCAAACAAGAAGTTCCAGAAGACCGCGATTTTATCCGGAATAAGGTGATTGAGCATAATGTGGCCAGTTTGCCTGGCGAAAAGAAGTCACCGAAAGAACAAGTCAGCTTTATTGCCCGCAATGATGAAGGGGAAATAATTGGAGGAATCACTGGCACCGCTTACTGGGAGCACATGCATATCGATTTTCTCTGGGTAGATCCAGAAGCCCGCGGCAGACGGATTGCTGAAGAGCTGATGCAGCAGCTGGAGCATTATTCGCGAAGCCAGGCATGCTACCTGATGGTAGTGGAGACATTCAGTTTCCAGGCGCCGGGGTTTTACAAGAAACAAGGATTTTGTGAATTCGGCGTATTGGAAAATCATCCAAAAGGGCATAGCAAACATTATTTTGAAAAACGGTTGATGGATTAA
- a CDS encoding nucleotide excision repair endonuclease encodes MINIQPPKADITITQRKQEVTGDEAIIKPLYGFIDLHEVPRDKGGIIQFFNHSGELLFVGKARKLRQRVKKHFEDNVSPLKNHRDEVYRITVSIVEDPMERDIYETYLINTHKAKYNIDKVFYKEQD; translated from the coding sequence ATGATTAATATTCAACCACCTAAAGCCGATATCACCATTACACAGCGCAAACAGGAAGTTACAGGCGACGAGGCGATCATTAAGCCATTATACGGTTTTATCGACTTGCATGAAGTTCCGCGCGATAAAGGCGGCATCATTCAATTCTTCAACCATAGCGGCGAATTACTGTTTGTCGGCAAAGCTCGTAAACTTCGCCAGCGCGTGAAAAAGCATTTCGAAGATAACGTGTCACCATTGAAAAACCACCGCGATGAAGTTTACCGCATTACGGTTTCGATTGTAGAAGATCCGATGGAGCGCGATATTTACGAAACATATTTGATTAACACGCATAAAGCAAAATACAATATCGACAAAGTATTTTACAAAGAACAGGACTGA
- a CDS encoding SDR family oxidoreductase codes for MKVLVIGANGQVGRRVVQELAASQHEAVAMVRKEEQVNHLKELGAENVVLGDLEKDFSEAFEGIDAVIFAAGSGGSTGADKTLTIDLWGSVKAMRYAEEKGVKRFVQLSSVGTPDPDQGGEKMKPYLVAKRVADDLLKTTDLDYTIVRPGALSNDGKSGKIEVSAEGFASLKDRSIPRADVAALLVKVLDQPNTYHKTFEVLQGQASFDDGLASL; via the coding sequence ATGAAAGTATTAGTTATCGGCGCAAACGGACAAGTTGGGCGGCGGGTTGTCCAGGAATTGGCGGCCTCCCAGCACGAGGCAGTCGCCATGGTCCGCAAAGAAGAACAAGTGAATCATTTAAAAGAGCTCGGTGCCGAAAACGTGGTATTAGGTGATTTGGAAAAAGATTTTAGTGAAGCTTTTGAAGGTATAGATGCGGTTATTTTCGCTGCCGGTTCCGGAGGATCTACAGGAGCGGATAAGACCTTGACCATCGATTTATGGGGTTCTGTAAAAGCGATGAGATACGCCGAAGAAAAAGGTGTGAAACGCTTTGTGCAGCTGAGTTCCGTGGGCACTCCGGATCCTGATCAAGGAGGCGAAAAAATGAAGCCTTACCTTGTGGCAAAAAGAGTGGCAGACGATCTGCTGAAAACAACGGATCTCGATTATACAATTGTGCGCCCTGGGGCTTTATCAAATGATGGTAAATCCGGAAAAATCGAAGTCTCTGCTGAAGGCTTTGCTTCGCTAAAAGACCGGTCGATTCCAAGAGCCGACGTGGCTGCGCTTTTAGTAAAAGTCCTGGATCAGCCAAACACTTATCATAAAACCTTTGAAGTCCTGCAGGGACAAGCTTCGTTTGATGATGGGTTGGCTTCTTTATGA
- a CDS encoding DUF6509 family protein yields the protein MKITNFSFHQIKDPTGIIVGDRYEFLLDVEVDEDDELFTEGGLELRVILAVEENGARIAHYNFADKATRQTLEFGLEEDEEAEVSAFCHDKL from the coding sequence ATGAAAATTACAAATTTTAGCTTTCACCAAATAAAAGATCCGACAGGCATTATAGTCGGAGACCGCTATGAATTTTTGCTGGACGTGGAAGTGGATGAAGATGACGAGCTATTCACAGAAGGCGGCTTGGAATTGCGTGTTATTTTGGCAGTAGAAGAAAATGGAGCAAGGATTGCCCATTATAATTTCGCTGACAAAGCGACTCGGCAAACCTTGGAATTCGGCCTTGAAGAAGATGAAGAGGCGGAAGTATCAGCTTTTTGCCACGACAAACTATAA
- a CDS encoding SurA N-terminal domain-containing protein: MIKKMKYAAAPLLLALALGACSGNEEAAQKEEPAEAAEQATAEQQTKLKLPAEEDVVVVVNDEDILGNVYNSVARQLESSLATQGKDTAEAENADLVKEQAITVIVGNKLILQDAAKKGYEAEDAAVEERLEELKGQFESEEAMNDALKKSGYTMEDMKSQLREQITYENYVAKEVKPAEVTDKEVQAAYDGFAETAKEEAPAFEEMEPTIRQSLEQQNTQQSVADRIEELKKTAKIDVKI; this comes from the coding sequence ATGATAAAAAAAATGAAATATGCAGCAGCCCCCCTTCTATTAGCTTTGGCACTCGGAGCTTGTTCCGGCAACGAAGAAGCGGCCCAAAAAGAAGAACCAGCAGAAGCGGCTGAACAAGCAACTGCAGAGCAGCAGACAAAACTTAAACTGCCAGCCGAAGAAGATGTGGTCGTCGTCGTAAACGACGAAGACATTCTAGGCAATGTCTATAATAGTGTTGCCCGCCAGCTGGAATCTTCTCTTGCTACACAAGGGAAAGATACAGCGGAAGCTGAAAATGCCGACTTGGTGAAAGAACAAGCGATCACCGTTATTGTCGGCAATAAGCTGATTTTGCAGGACGCTGCCAAAAAAGGATATGAAGCAGAGGATGCAGCAGTTGAAGAACGCCTTGAGGAGTTAAAAGGTCAATTCGAAAGCGAAGAAGCTATGAACGACGCTCTCAAAAAAAGCGGATACACGATGGAAGATATGAAAAGCCAGCTCCGCGAACAAATCACTTATGAAAACTATGTAGCCAAAGAAGTGAAACCAGCTGAAGTGACCGACAAAGAAGTCCAAGCAGCATATGATGGTTTTGCTGAAACAGCAAAAGAAGAAGCTCCGGCTTTCGAAGAAATGGAACCTACCATCCGCCAGTCTTTGGAACAGCAAAACACACAGCAATCAGTTGCTGACCGTATTGAAGAATTGAAAAAAACTGCCAAAATTGATGTGAAAATCTAA
- a CDS encoding DMT family transporter gives MNKYMTRPMGLLLLLVVIWGVSWSIYKMALDYTPPILFAGLRSFIGGILLALVLLPAWRRIRWQENWKAYTISALLNAVLFYGLQTAGLEYLPGGLFSVLIYFQPVLIGIFAWMWLGEKMTAFKISGLLIGFLGILVISADSLTGNISITGIVMALFAALSWALGVIYVKKVGNKVDSMWMVAMQFIIGGTVLLAGGSAFESWSDIAWNFPYWIGLGFGATLGVPIAFVIYFHLLNNGEASKVAAFTFLVPLVAVLTGTLFMDEPVTATLVVGLVLIVLSIYLVNRKPTNAAGLIPTKKSV, from the coding sequence ATGAATAAATACATGACACGGCCGATGGGATTGTTGCTTTTGTTAGTGGTCATCTGGGGAGTCAGCTGGTCCATTTATAAAATGGCGCTCGATTATACACCGCCCATATTATTTGCTGGCCTTCGTTCTTTCATTGGAGGGATATTGCTTGCACTTGTGCTGCTGCCAGCGTGGCGGCGCATCCGCTGGCAGGAAAATTGGAAGGCTTATACGATTTCCGCCTTATTAAATGCCGTCTTATTCTATGGATTGCAGACCGCGGGATTGGAATATTTGCCGGGTGGGCTGTTTTCAGTCCTGATTTATTTTCAGCCGGTGCTGATCGGTATATTCGCTTGGATGTGGCTGGGTGAGAAAATGACCGCTTTTAAAATATCTGGGCTGCTCATAGGATTCTTGGGAATTCTGGTCATCAGCGCCGATAGCTTAACCGGAAATATTTCAATAACCGGTATTGTCATGGCGCTTTTTGCTGCGCTCAGTTGGGCGCTTGGGGTTATTTATGTGAAGAAAGTGGGCAATAAAGTCGATTCGATGTGGATGGTGGCGATGCAGTTTATCATTGGAGGAACAGTTTTATTGGCAGGAGGCAGTGCATTTGAAAGCTGGTCCGACATTGCATGGAACTTTCCGTACTGGATTGGCTTAGGGTTTGGAGCGACACTTGGAGTGCCGATTGCGTTTGTCATCTATTTTCATCTTCTGAACAACGGCGAAGCAAGCAAAGTGGCGGCATTTACGTTTCTTGTGCCATTGGTTGCGGTTCTGACCGGTACCTTATTTATGGATGAACCGGTAACGGCCACACTGGTTGTCGGGTTGGTGTTGATCGTCTTAAGCATTTATCTGGTCAATCGCAAGCCTACGAATGCAGCTGGTTTAATTCCTACGAAAAAAAGCGTCTGA